In Rouxiella sp. WC2420, the following proteins share a genomic window:
- a CDS encoding YheU family protein — MIIPWKELPPETLDSVIEGFVLREGTDYGEQERTLEQKVEDVRRQLKSGDVVLVWSELHETLNIMPRGQFRAGEEEIERPDY; from the coding sequence ATGATTATTCCCTGGAAAGAGTTACCGCCAGAAACGCTGGACAGCGTGATTGAAGGTTTTGTGCTGCGTGAAGGCACCGATTACGGCGAGCAGGAACGAACGCTCGAGCAAAAAGTTGAGGACGTGCGCCGCCAGTTGAAAAGTGGCGACGTGGTATTGGTCTGGTCCGAACTGCACGAAACGCTGAACATCATGCCGCGTGGCCAATTCCGCGCCGGTGAAGAAGAAATTGAAAGGCCAGATTACTAA
- a CDS encoding hydrolase, with the protein MAENFHPLRGASNPHLQTLLPRLVRRHVKLKPVWQRLDLPDGDFIDLAWSEDPEAAKHKPRMVLFHGLEGSFTSPYAHGLLEAWKNKGGLGVVMHFRGCSGEPNRLQRIYHSGETEDARYFLSWLSETYGDAPTSAVGFSLGGNMLACYLGQEGENCRLQAAVIVSAPLMLEPCAYRLEQGSSRIYQRYLLDQLKANARRKLIKYPGTLPVTLEQLKSMRRIREFDDAITSKAHGFQNAIDYYRRCSGMPLLPRVKIPLLIIHAKDDPFMTDAVIPNAQDLPPEVEYQLTEHGGHVGFVTGNWLNPVMWLEQRIPDWIAARLSPKP; encoded by the coding sequence ATGGCTGAAAATTTTCATCCCCTGCGCGGTGCTAGCAATCCGCATCTGCAAACCCTGTTACCACGACTGGTCCGACGGCACGTAAAGCTTAAGCCGGTTTGGCAAAGGCTGGATTTACCCGACGGTGATTTTATCGACCTGGCCTGGAGTGAAGACCCGGAAGCAGCCAAACACAAACCGCGCATGGTACTGTTTCACGGCCTCGAAGGCAGCTTTACCAGCCCTTACGCCCACGGTCTGTTAGAGGCCTGGAAGAACAAAGGCGGACTCGGCGTGGTGATGCATTTTCGCGGCTGCAGCGGCGAGCCAAATCGATTGCAGCGCATCTATCACTCCGGTGAAACGGAAGACGCGCGTTACTTTCTCAGCTGGTTGAGTGAAACCTACGGCGATGCGCCAACTTCGGCAGTAGGTTTTTCGCTGGGCGGCAATATGCTGGCCTGCTATCTCGGGCAAGAGGGCGAAAACTGTCGGCTTCAGGCCGCGGTGATTGTCTCGGCGCCGTTGATGCTTGAACCCTGTGCTTACCGACTGGAGCAGGGAAGTTCACGAATCTATCAGCGCTACTTGCTCGATCAGCTCAAGGCCAACGCCCGCCGCAAGCTGATAAAATATCCCGGCACGCTGCCGGTGACGTTGGAGCAATTGAAATCAATGCGCCGTATTCGCGAATTCGACGACGCGATCACCTCGAAAGCTCACGGTTTCCAAAACGCGATAGACTATTACCGACGCTGTAGCGGTATGCCGCTGCTGCCGAGGGTCAAGATCCCGCTGTTGATTATTCATGCCAAAGACGACCCGTTTATGACCGATGCGGTGATCCCCAACGCGCAAGATCTGCCGCCTGAGGTAGAATACCAGCTCACCGAACACGGCGGACACGTTGGCTTCGTGACGGGCAATTGGTTAAACCCGGTGATGTGGCTTGAACAGCGTATTCCCGACTGGATTGCTGCCCGGCTGTCGCCCAAACCTTAG
- a CDS encoding LysE family translocator — translation MELSLFLSMLGFLWVAAITPGPNNMLLTTSGANFGFMRSLWLMLGIMLGMQSIVLLVAFGVGGLILLYPALHTILKVLGSLYLLWLAWKIATSAYETLETDAKQVRPIRLYQGWLLQFLNPKAWLMGLGAVASFSLAGAQYNHSVAAISLGVFIVNLVSGVIWLGFGTVIGRLLSSRRAWYTFNIAMGLLTAACVLLIWR, via the coding sequence ATGGAACTTAGTTTATTTCTTTCGATGCTGGGATTTTTGTGGGTCGCTGCGATTACGCCCGGCCCGAATAATATGTTGTTAACTACTTCAGGGGCGAATTTCGGTTTTATGCGCTCGCTGTGGCTGATGCTGGGGATCATGCTTGGCATGCAGAGTATCGTGCTGCTGGTGGCGTTTGGCGTAGGCGGGTTGATCCTGCTGTATCCCGCGCTGCACACTATTCTCAAGGTGCTGGGGAGTTTGTATCTGCTGTGGCTGGCGTGGAAGATTGCCACTTCGGCCTATGAAACGCTGGAAACCGATGCGAAGCAGGTCAGGCCTATTCGCCTCTATCAGGGTTGGCTGTTGCAGTTTCTGAATCCGAAAGCCTGGCTGATGGGGCTGGGCGCGGTGGCCAGTTTTAGCCTTGCCGGTGCGCAGTATAATCACTCGGTTGCAGCAATAAGCCTGGGCGTGTTTATCGTCAATCTGGTCTCAGGAGTCATCTGGCTTGGCTTTGGCACCGTGATTGGCCGACTGTTAAGCAGCCGTCGCGCCTGGTACACCTTTAATATTGCCATGGGATTGCTGACCGCCGCCTGCGTGCTGCTGATCTGGAGATAA
- a CDS encoding amidohydrolase family protein, whose translation MGYILADGWVVTMNPRREVLEEASILIEGDMIAAVGTRQQLVASNPECEVIDCHESIIIPGMVNTHTHLFQTLLKGLGDDMVLKKWFTCMTGPSAVELTEEDVSAAAMHGCVESLRSGVTSLVDFMYAHPRPGLTAKVLEAFHATGIRGHVCRGFLTTGEEHGIPSRLIETPEQALDDAKRLIYQYNRPDSRVKVGIAPSMIWALDEKVLRGTRELANETGALITIHVAETDFEISQSQLRFQSTDTEFLSEIGFLGSDVLAVHCVQCSRRDIRALKHYDVRVSHNPCSNMYLASGVAPIPEMLAAGITVGLGSDGPASSNNHSLFQAMKMAALVQKGVHRDPTIMTAEKVLEMATIDGARAIGLDHLIGSIEVGKKADIVVVGTDHPAMTPVHHPVSSLVYSALGHEVTDVFVDGEPLLREGKFTRVNEREVLLRSKLAANSLAERAGSDRFKRRPWRASTF comes from the coding sequence ATGGGATACATTTTGGCAGACGGCTGGGTGGTCACCATGAACCCTCGGCGCGAGGTGCTGGAAGAAGCCAGCATTTTAATCGAGGGAGACATGATTGCCGCTGTTGGCACGCGCCAGCAGCTGGTGGCCAGTAACCCGGAATGCGAAGTGATCGACTGTCACGAATCAATCATTATTCCCGGCATGGTCAACACCCATACTCATCTGTTCCAGACGCTGTTAAAAGGGCTGGGCGATGACATGGTGCTGAAAAAATGGTTTACCTGCATGACCGGGCCGAGCGCGGTTGAGTTGACTGAAGAAGATGTTTCGGCGGCGGCAATGCACGGCTGTGTGGAATCGCTGCGCTCCGGCGTGACTTCGCTGGTGGATTTTATGTATGCCCATCCGCGGCCGGGATTAACGGCCAAAGTGCTGGAAGCTTTTCATGCCACCGGCATTCGCGGTCACGTGTGTCGCGGATTTCTTACCACCGGCGAGGAGCATGGCATTCCCTCCCGACTGATTGAAACGCCGGAACAGGCGTTGGATGACGCCAAGAGACTGATTTATCAGTACAACCGCCCGGACAGCCGGGTCAAAGTAGGGATTGCGCCGAGCATGATCTGGGCGCTGGACGAAAAAGTATTACGCGGCACCCGCGAGCTGGCCAACGAAACCGGCGCGCTGATCACCATCCACGTTGCGGAAACCGATTTTGAGATTTCGCAATCGCAGCTGCGTTTTCAGAGCACCGATACCGAGTTCCTCAGCGAAATAGGCTTTCTTGGCTCTGACGTGCTCGCCGTTCACTGTGTGCAATGCAGCCGCCGTGATATCCGCGCGCTGAAACATTATGACGTTCGCGTGTCGCACAACCCGTGCAGCAATATGTATCTGGCCTCAGGTGTAGCGCCGATCCCTGAGATGCTGGCGGCGGGTATCACCGTGGGATTAGGGTCCGACGGGCCAGCCAGCAGCAATAATCACAGCCTGTTTCAGGCGATGAAAATGGCTGCTCTGGTGCAGAAAGGCGTGCATCGTGATCCGACGATTATGACTGCTGAAAAAGTGCTGGAGATGGCAACTATCGATGGCGCACGAGCTATTGGCCTCGACCATCTGATTGGTTCGATTGAGGTGGGGAAAAAGGCCGATATTGTGGTGGTTGGCACTGATCATCCGGCAATGACTCCGGTACATCATCCGGTTTCTTCATTGGTCTATTCGGCATTGGGTCATGAGGTGACAGACGTGTTTGTCGATGGCGAACCGCTGTTGCGCGAAGGCAAGTTTACCCGAGTCAATGAGCGCGAAGTATTGCTGCGCTCAAAACTGGCGGCCAACAGCCTTGCCGAACGTGCAGGAAGCGATCGCTTTAAACGCCGGCCTTGGCGGGCCAGCACGTTTTAA
- the tauA gene encoding taurine ABC transporter substrate-binding protein: protein MAKRFLLRSAALLLSMSVLSAYAVDVTVAYQTSAEPAKIAQAENTFAKESGAKVDWRKFDSGSSVLRALASGDVQIGNIGSSPLAVAASQKLPIEAFLLASELGSSEAFVVKNSIKTPQDLIGKRIAVPFISTTHYSLLAALKHWNIDPKKVTIVNLQPPAIAAAWARGDIDGAYVWAPAVNELEKTGKVLTDSSQVGKWGSPTLDVWVVRKDFAQAHPEVVTAFARAALAAQKSYLQNPDQWLKDTSNLNTLSRLSGVPDNQIAVLVKGNRYLPVNEQVTQLGQPVDKAIKDTASFLKEQGKVDQVDADYSSYVTNKFVKAVEASPQS, encoded by the coding sequence ATGGCAAAACGTTTCTTATTACGCAGCGCGGCCCTGCTGCTTTCAATGTCTGTCCTCAGCGCCTATGCGGTGGATGTTACCGTGGCTTACCAGACGTCGGCTGAACCGGCGAAAATCGCGCAGGCAGAAAATACCTTTGCCAAAGAATCCGGTGCGAAAGTTGATTGGCGAAAATTTGATAGCGGCTCCAGCGTGTTGCGCGCATTGGCCTCCGGTGACGTTCAAATCGGCAATATCGGTTCCAGTCCGCTGGCTGTAGCAGCGAGCCAGAAATTACCTATCGAAGCCTTTTTACTGGCCTCCGAGTTGGGCAGTTCTGAAGCATTTGTGGTGAAAAATAGCATCAAAACGCCTCAGGATCTGATCGGTAAGCGCATTGCGGTACCGTTTATTTCTACGACCCACTACAGCCTGCTGGCGGCTCTCAAGCACTGGAATATCGATCCGAAGAAAGTGACCATCGTGAACCTGCAACCGCCGGCCATTGCTGCCGCCTGGGCGCGCGGCGATATCGACGGTGCCTACGTTTGGGCGCCAGCGGTGAACGAGCTGGAGAAAACCGGCAAGGTGCTGACCGATTCCTCACAGGTTGGCAAATGGGGTTCACCAACGCTTGACGTCTGGGTGGTGCGTAAAGACTTCGCGCAGGCACATCCGGAAGTGGTTACCGCTTTTGCACGCGCCGCGCTGGCCGCGCAGAAATCTTATCTGCAAAACCCGGATCAATGGCTGAAGGATACGTCGAACCTGAATACGCTGTCCCGTTTAAGCGGCGTGCCGGATAACCAAATCGCCGTGCTGGTCAAAGGTAATCGTTACCTGCCAGTGAACGAGCAGGTCACTCAGCTGGGGCAACCCGTTGATAAAGCAATTAAAGACACGGCCAGCTTCCTGAAAGAGCAGGGCAAGGTGGATCAGGTAGATGCTGACTACAGCAGCTATGTGACCAACAAGTTTGTCAAAGCCGTAGAAGCTAGCCCGCAATCTTAA